Part of the Polyangiaceae bacterium genome, CGCCGCCAGGGCGACGCTGGCCTGCTCGATGTCGTAGGGGTTGACCAGCAGCGCTTCGGGCATTTCTTGGGCCGCTCCGGTGAACTGGCTCAGCACGAGGACGCCGGCTTCGTCCTCCCGCGCGGCCACGAACTCCTTGGCCACCAGGTTCATTCCGTCGTGGAGGCTGCTCACGTAGGCCAGGTCGGCGGCCCGGTACAGCTCGAAGACCCGCGGCGGCTCGTGGTGCTCGCGGAGCAGCACGATGGGGCGGTAGCCCTCGGTGCCGAAGCGCTCGTTGATGCGCTCGGCCAGCGCCACGACCGCCTCGTTGAGCAGCCGATAGCGCTCGAGCACGGTGCGGCTGGGGGCGGCCACCTGGATGAAGCTGAAGCGGCCGCGGTACTCCGGGTGCGCCTCCAGCATCCGCTCGACGGCGAGCAGGCGCTCCTCGACGCCCTTGGTGTAGTCCAGGCGATCGACGCCGACGCCGATCAGCGCGTCCTCGCCGAGCCCGAGCTCGACCCGCACGCGCCTCCGGCACTCGCTGGCAGGCGGCAGATCCGCGAGCCAGTGCACCGGCCACTCGACCGAGATCGGATACGGACGGACGAAGGTGCGGTGCCCGCCGCGAACCACCCCCGCGTTCTCGCGGTCGATGCGTGACTCGAGGAAGCGATCCACCGAGTCGAAGAAGTTGTTGCAGTGCGCCGGGGTGTGGAAGCCGAGGATGCTGCTCCCGAGGAGCCCCTCGAGAATTTCCTTGCGATAGGGGCAGATGCCGAAGCGCTCGGCGTTCGGCCACGGCACGTGCCAGAAGGTGAGCACGGTGGCTCGGGGCAGACGCTCGCGGATCATCCGCGGTGCCAGCGCAAGGTGGTAGTCCTGCACCAGGATGATGGGGTCGTCGGAGTCCACCTCTTCGCAGACCGCGTCCACGAACTTGCGATTTGCGGCCTGATATTGCGCAAAATCGTCGGCCCGGAACACCGGCCGGGTGTGGGCGATGTGGCAGAGCGGCCACAGGCCCTCGTTGGCGAAGCCGTAGTAGTAGCCGGTCTCCTCGGCCTCGGTGAGCCAGACGCGACGGATGGCGTAGGACTCCTCCCCGGGCGGGACGAGCACGCGATCGTGAGCGTCCACGGTGTCGCGATCCGCGGAGCCGCTGCCATGGGCGACCCACACTCCCGAGCACGCGCGCATCACCGGCTCGAGCGCGGTGACGAGGCCGCTGGCGGGATGGACCACGCGCGGCTCACCGTCAGGGACACGCTCGTGGATGTACGGCTCGCGGTTGGCCACCACGACCACGCGCTCGCCGTGCAGATGGCGCTGCAAGGTCTGCTTGAGTCGGGCCGGCGTCCAGTCCCCGGACTCCTGTTCGGCCTCGCGCTCGCTGATCACTCGCTCCACCAGCGCACGCACGTCGCCGATCAGGGGGCGGAACTCCGGACGCAACGAGGTCCGCCCGCCGAGCTCGCTGCGGAGCTCCTCGCTCCAGCGCCGGAACGACCAGCGCGTGGCGAGGAAGGTCAAGGCCGAAGCGGCCGCCGCGAGCAGCGCGAACGCCCCGAGTAGGAACCGCTGCGCGGTGGCCTCGCGCCGGTTCAGGAAGGAGAGGTCGTGCACCAGCACGATGAAGCCCATGGAATCGGCCCCGGCGCCGAGCGGCATCGCGGAGACGTGGACGTCGCCGCCTGGCAGCTCGTGGGTCGCGCCGAGCTGGCCGAGCTCACCGCCGACCGTGCGCATCTGCTCGCCGAGGCCGCGGCAGGAGAACACCGCGGGGTAGTCCCGGGTCTTGGCCAGGAGCTCGAACGAGCCCGAGCAGGCCGCCGCCGCCATGATCCGCTCGTCTCGCGCGAGCTCCGAGAGCACGTCCGTCAGCTCCGCCGAGTTGTTCCAGTGCTGGGTCAGCGAGCGGTTGGCGCCGGTGAACGCGAGCTGCGTGCGCAGGTTGATGTCCTTCTCGAACCAGCCCTGAGTCGTGCGGTGCACCAGCGCCCAGGCTGCCCAAGTGAGCAAGCCGAGCGCCAGGACGAGCCCGACAGCGAGGCGAGTGGTCTTCGACAAGGGTCGACCACCATACTCAAGCTCGACGGTCCTCCAACTAGTTTTGACGAGAGCGGAATTGGAGCAGGTGCTCGTCGAACCACTCGCGAGCCGCAGCGCGCACGTTTCCGCGCGCATCCGCCAGAATGCTGGCGTGAGTCTCCCCCGGCAGGAGCAAGAGCCGCGCTCGACCTTCGGCCGCGCGTTCGATGCGATGCGCGTGCTCCACCGACACTTGAGGGTCGTCGCTGCCGTGCACGACGAGCAGCGAAGCACGCATGCGCGCTGCGGACTCCGCCGGCGCCGCGGCGTCCGCGTCGAAGCCGGCCCAGAGCGCGCCCAGATCGACCGCCGAGTCGAGCCAGACGTCCGGCACCGCGGGAGCGAGCGCCGGCAGCTGCCAGCGCACGTAGTCGCGCACCACGCCTCGGAGCGACGCGAACGACGACACCGCGACCACCGCGCGCACCCGCGAATCGGTGGCGGCGAGCGTGAGGGCGGTGGCTGCACCATAGGAGAAGCCGTGGACACCCACCGGTCCCAGCGCGACTCCGCGGGCCTCGAGGCCGTCGAGCAAGGCCGAGACGTCCCGCGCGTCCCCGATCCCGTAGGTCAGATAGCCGCCGCCGGAGTGGCCGTGCCCGCGCAGGTCCACCAACACCACGCGGTAGCCGGCGTCCACGAAGCTCTCGGCCGCGGGCAGCATGCTGCGCTTGTCGAGGCGCACGCCGTGGAGCACGACCAGGGTGCCCCGCGGTGGGCGCTGTGGCTCCACCAACCAGGTCGAGAGCGCGCCGTAGGTCGTGGCCTCGACTCGCCCGCGGGACTCGAGCTCGGCCGGGCAGGGGTCGGCCTCGGGACTCGACGAGCTTCCGTTGGGCGCGTGCGCGACGGCGTAGGCCAAGGTCACCGTGCCGAGCGAGTAGACGGCGAGCGCGAGACCCAAGGCCCGGAACAACCAGCGAAGCATGCGGGGAGAAGCTTAGCCGCCCCGCCGCGACGTGCACGTCAGCACGGATGACCGACGGATCCATCGCCTCCGCCGGGCTTCACTCGGCGGACCTGTCGAACCAGGGACCAGCAGACCGCCACACCAGTGACGACGATGGCGATCTGCCAGACCCGCACCGCCGTGTCCGTGCTCGGCCTCACCCCCGCGATCATGTTCACGAGCCTGCCGGTGAAGGTGCCGTCTGCGCCGTCGCCCGCTGCCTCCCACAGATCCCGGGAGAGCGTGGTCAGGAAGCACTCGCCCAGGAAGTAGTGCGAGACTTGCGACGTCACCACGAACAGGATCGCGTACACCGTGTACGCCAAGCTCAGACGCGGCCAGCGGTGCCAAACCAAAAGCGGCAAGCCCACCGCCCACACGACCATGAAGGCGATGTGGAGGAAGTCCGAACCGATGGCGAGAGCAGAGGGCATTGCCGCTGTCCCGGAGCAGCAGCAAATTCCGCACCCGACGCGCGTCCCCGCGATTTTGCAGGAGAAGCCGGCACCCGCTCGGGGAGTTTTTGCGCCCGACAAAACCGACCCGGAAATATTGGCGTGGCGCTGTTTTCCCGAAGAGCCGATCCCGACTAGAAGTGCGGCATGCCGCGCTTTGGCTTGGCGAGCGCTGCGCAGCGCCTGCGCGAGCTGTTGAACGGGCCACGACTGCTCGTGCCGCTGGGGTTCGCCGAACGCGCGCCGCTGGACTTCCGCTTCCTGGGTCGCGCCTTGATCCAGGCTGCGCTGGTGGGGCTCGCCGCGGGGCTGGCGGGAGCCGCGTTCTTCGCCGCGCTGGAGTACTTGAGCCGGCTCTTGCTGGAAGATCTGGCGGGGTACGTCCCGGTGCGCGCGCGCGGCGAGCAGTTCGCGGCCAGCGGCCATGGCACGCCGTTCCGCCCGTGGCTGCTCGTGCTGATCCCGGCGCTGGGCGGGCTCGGCGCGGGCCTGGTGGCGCGCTGGGTGCCGGAGGTGCGCGGCGGCGGCGCCGATCCGACCATCGAAGCCTTCCACTATCGCGGCGGCATGCTGCGGCGCCGACTGATCTGGGCCAAGCCGCTGGCGTCGCTGTTCACCCTGGGCACCGGTGGCGCCGGCGGACGCGAAGGCCCGACGATGTTGATCGGCGGCGCCATCGGCTCGAGCGTCGCGCGCGCGCTCGGCCTCTCCGCCCGGGAGCGCCGCATCCTGCTCGTGGCCGGCGTGGCCGCGGGCATCTCGGCGGTGTTCCGCACTCCGCTCGGCGCGGCGCTCCTGGCGGTCGAGCTGCTCTACCGCGACGGCTTCGAGTCCGACGCCTTGATCCCGTCGGTCCTGTCGAGCGTCACGGCCTACTCGGTGGTGATCTCGATCTTCGGCGAGAGCACCCTCTTCACCCACGCGCCTCGCTTCCCGTTCGTACCGGCGCACCTGCCGCTGTACGGCCTTCTGGCGCTGGTAGTCGCCAGCGTCGCCGTGGGCTTCCTCGCGGTGTTCGGCGCCACGCGACGCGGGTTCTCGAAGCTGCCGCTGCCCGAGTGGCTCAGGCCGGCGCTGGGCGGCCTCGCGCTGGGGATCCTGGCCACGGCAGCCATCACCCTGCTGGGCGCGGGGACCACGCAGCCCGGGCAGGGCCTCGGGATCCTGGGCGGCGGCTACGGCGCGGTACAGGCGGCGATCAGCGGGGCCAGCTGGCTGCCGCTGGGCTGGAACGGCGTGTTGCTACTGGTCGGGCTGGCGCTACTCAAGATCTTCGCCAGCTCGCTGACCATCGGCTCGGGGGGCTCAGCGGGGGACTTCGCGCCGTCGCTGGCCATCGGCGGCCTCCTGGGCGGCGCCTTCGGTCGCGCCGCCCAGCTCTTGCTCCACGACCCGCGCATCGATCCGGGCGCCTTCGCCCTGGTCGGCATGGGCGCCTTCTACGCGGGTATCGCCCACGTGCCGCTCGCGGCGCTGGTGCTGGTGTGCGAGCTGGCCGGCAACTACGACCTGCTCGTACCGCTGATGCTCGCGCTCGGGATCTCCTTCGTCGTGTTGCGCAAGAAGGGCATCTACGAGGCGCAGGTGGCGACGCTGGCGGACTCCCCGGTGCACCGCGACGCCATCATGCTCGACATGCTGCGCACGGCTCACGTGTCCGAGCTGATGGTGTCGGGGCGCCCCTTCGCGAGCTTCTCACCCGGCTCGTCCGCGCAGGACGTCATCGACAAGGTGGGCGACGCCGACTGGCAGAACGTCTTCCCGGTCGTGGACGCGGAGCAGCGCTTGCTCGGCCTGGTGACCTCGGAGGCCGCCCACGTGTTGGCTCAGCAGGCCGACGACGCCCGCTGGACCATCGTCGCCGACATGATGCAGCCGGCGGTCTGGGTCCGGCAGGACGACGACCTGCACACCGCGACCAAGGCGCTGGTCGAGAGCGGGCTCCGGGAGCTCCCGGTGGTGGACGCCGAGCGCCGGGTCATCGGCTTCCTGGACGAAGCCGACATCGCGAAGCTCCACCTGAGCTCGGCGACGCGCGCGGAGGCGGGGCCGGGTTAGGTCAGGGCGACTTCCACTCGTACACGAGCTCGACCAGCTTGCCGCTGCCCTGGCTCTCGTAGGCGGTGAAGTGGGTCGAAGTGGCGGTGAACTCGAATTCCTGCGTCGTCGCGCCGGGGCAGGTCAGGTTCCGCGTGAGCTTCGTCCCTGCAACGACGAAGCTCCCGGTCGAGGTCGAGTCCTGGGTGGCGCTCCCGTCGCGCTCCACCGTCTTCAGCTCGGCGCCGTCGAAGCGCAGCGTGCGCCAGAACGTCGAGCCCGTGGCCCCGCCGTACAGCGTCGCCCCGGTCAGAGCGTAGAAGCCTCCGGTCGGCGTGCCGCCCTGCGCGACGGGCACGGTCGCGGCCGAGATGGTCGAGGCCACCTGTAGGCCGATCTGGGTGAGGTAGTTGCACGCGGCGATCTCGGCGTCGCCGTCCGCGGCTGCGTCGGCGTCGTTGCCGGCGTCTCCAGCCGCGCCGCCGCTGCCGCTCGCGCCGCCGCTGCCGCTCGCGCCGCCGCTCCCACTCGTGCCGCCGCTCCCGCTCCCGCCGCCGCTTCCGCCGCCGCTCGCGCTCGCGCCGCCGGTGCCGTCCTCGATCTCGTTGTCGTCGCAGCCGCCGGCGAGCATCGCAAACAGCGCCAGCGCGCCCACCCAGTGCCTCATCGGCGAGAGTATGCGGCAGCCGTTGAACGAACGGAAGGGGAGCGGGCACTACCGCTCGAAACGTCGCCCGCCATGCCAATCGCGGCATCGCTGGGGCGACGCGGGAGGCCGGAGTGCGCCGTCGTCTGGTGGTATCGACACTGCTGCTCACGCTGATCGCCCCGCGCACCACGCGGGCCGAGGAGGAAGAGCTGGAGTACGGGGCGACCGCCGAGGTCGAGGCCCCGCCCAGCGAGCCCGTGCGCCGCTCCGCGCCCGCCGAGGATCTGCGCCGCGTGGCCGGCGCGCGCGGCGACGCGCTGCGCGCCGTCGAGATCCTGCCCGGCGTGGCGCGCAGCGCGAGTTAC contains:
- a CDS encoding trehalose-6-phosphate synthase, translating into MRAETCALRLASGSTSTCSNSALVKTSWRTVELEYGGRPLSKTTRLAVGLVLALGLLTWAAWALVHRTTQGWFEKDINLRTQLAFTGANRSLTQHWNNSAELTDVLSELARDERIMAAAACSGSFELLAKTRDYPAVFSCRGLGEQMRTVGGELGQLGATHELPGGDVHVSAMPLGAGADSMGFIVLVHDLSFLNRREATAQRFLLGAFALLAAAASALTFLATRWSFRRWSEELRSELGGRTSLRPEFRPLIGDVRALVERVISEREAEQESGDWTPARLKQTLQRHLHGERVVVVANREPYIHERVPDGEPRVVHPASGLVTALEPVMRACSGVWVAHGSGSADRDTVDAHDRVLVPPGEESYAIRRVWLTEAEETGYYYGFANEGLWPLCHIAHTRPVFRADDFAQYQAANRKFVDAVCEEVDSDDPIILVQDYHLALAPRMIRERLPRATVLTFWHVPWPNAERFGICPYRKEILEGLLGSSILGFHTPAHCNNFFDSVDRFLESRIDRENAGVVRGGHRTFVRPYPISVEWPVHWLADLPPASECRRRVRVELGLGEDALIGVGVDRLDYTKGVEERLLAVERMLEAHPEYRGRFSFIQVAAPSRTVLERYRLLNEAVVALAERINERFGTEGYRPIVLLREHHEPPRVFELYRAADLAYVSSLHDGMNLVAKEFVAAREDEAGVLVLSQFTGAAQEMPEALLVNPYDIEQASVALAAALSMTPDEQRQRMRALRRYVAEFNVYRWAGRMLVDAARLRRRQRVRLAFESVDEAAE
- a CDS encoding alpha/beta fold hydrolase, translating into MLRWLFRALGLALAVYSLGTVTLAYAVAHAPNGSSSSPEADPCPAELESRGRVEATTYGALSTWLVEPQRPPRGTLVVLHGVRLDKRSMLPAAESFVDAGYRVVLVDLRGHGHSGGGYLTYGIGDARDVSALLDGLEARGVALGPVGVHGFSYGAATALTLAATDSRVRAVVAVSSFASLRGVVRDYVRWQLPALAPAVPDVWLDSAVDLGALWAGFDADAAAPAESAARMRASLLVVHGSDDPQVSVEHAHRIERAAEGRARLLLLPGETHASILADARGNVRAAAREWFDEHLLQFRSRQN
- a CDS encoding chloride channel protein; this encodes MPRFGLASAAQRLRELLNGPRLLVPLGFAERAPLDFRFLGRALIQAALVGLAAGLAGAAFFAALEYLSRLLLEDLAGYVPVRARGEQFAASGHGTPFRPWLLVLIPALGGLGAGLVARWVPEVRGGGADPTIEAFHYRGGMLRRRLIWAKPLASLFTLGTGGAGGREGPTMLIGGAIGSSVARALGLSARERRILLVAGVAAGISAVFRTPLGAALLAVELLYRDGFESDALIPSVLSSVTAYSVVISIFGESTLFTHAPRFPFVPAHLPLYGLLALVVASVAVGFLAVFGATRRGFSKLPLPEWLRPALGGLALGILATAAITLLGAGTTQPGQGLGILGGGYGAVQAAISGASWLPLGWNGVLLLVGLALLKIFASSLTIGSGGSAGDFAPSLAIGGLLGGAFGRAAQLLLHDPRIDPGAFALVGMGAFYAGIAHVPLAALVLVCELAGNYDLLVPLMLALGISFVVLRKKGIYEAQVATLADSPVHRDAIMLDMLRTAHVSELMVSGRPFASFSPGSSAQDVIDKVGDADWQNVFPVVDAEQRLLGLVTSEAAHVLAQQADDARWTIVADMMQPAVWVRQDDDLHTATKALVESGLRELPVVDAERRVIGFLDEADIAKLHLSSATRAEAGPG